One region of Danio aesculapii chromosome 7, fDanAes4.1, whole genome shotgun sequence genomic DNA includes:
- the cxcl19 gene encoding C-X-C motif chemokine 19, with amino-acid sequence MKTTQFSLRTHMKTQTHTHHGWEEVKSNHYFKDHEAFGGIVYKATLKPEYQHLILSVSTEKSTRESSAIMNVLLMLSVIFGVSITLVAGAVQPLGAGYNSRCVCLKLESRVIPQDNLRRVVILPRGPHCKTTEVIAGLSSGERICLNPRTQWVKKLIMFIEKKERANKKL; translated from the exons ATGAAAACCACACAGTTCAGCCTTCGCACGCACatgaagacacaaacacacacacaccacggctGGGAGGAAGTGAAATCAAATCACTATTTTAAAGATCACGAGGCCTTTGGAGGAATAGTATATAAAGCCACACTGAAACCCGAATATCAGCATCTGATCTTGAGCGTTTCTACAGAGAAATCCACTAGAGAATCTTCAGCCATCATGAACGTCCTGCTGATGTTAAGCGTTATTTTTGGAGTCAGCATCACTCTGGTGGCTGGAG cgGTGCAGCCTCTCGGTGCAGGCTACAACAGCCGCTGTGTGTGTCTGAAGCTGGAGTCTCGGGTCATCCCTCAGGATAACCTGCGGCGAGTGGTCATCCTGCCACGGGGCCCTCACTGCAAGACCACCGAGGTCAT TGCTGGTTTATCCAGTGGCGAGAGGATCTGCCTGAACCCCAGAACACAATGGGTTAAAAAACTCATCATGTTCATCGAGAAAAAAGAGCGAGCCAACAAGAAACTGTAG